AATAGACTTGCAACTCTACAAGAAATACGGTCTCTCCAAAGATGAAAAGGATTTCATCGAAACTCACGTCAAGGAGATGGTCTAATGTCAAACGTTACCCAAATCAAGACGATGCGGCCGGTTAACCGTGCCATATACGCATACACCACTCCAAATGACCGCACCCATGACGGGTGGATAAAAATCGGTGATACCGAAGTCAATTTTGGTGAGAACTTGAAAGACGCTGTTAAGGAACGCGTCCATCAGCAAACCCATACCTCCGACACCGAAGCCCCCATTGCGTGGAGCGGAAGGGCTGTTTTCGAAGATGACTTGACGCCTTTCCGTGATTACGATTTCCATAAATACTTGACAAACAAGGTGGATATCGAAAGGAAACCGAAAACGGAGTGGTTCAAGACTGACGCAAAGACTTCTAAGAATCATTTCAATGATTTTAAGGAAAATCACGGAATCCTTACCGAAATGGAAGGCGTCGAAATCTACGAACTCCGTGATGAACAGGAAGAAGCCGCTAGAAAGACCGCCGATTATTTCGATAACCACAAGCTGGTGAAAATCCTGAAAAAGGACAAGGCTCCCGAATTCCTGTGGAATGCAAAGCCCCGCTTCGGAAAGACGCTCACCGCATACGACTTTTGTAAGCGTGTTGGTGCAAAGAATGTGCTTATCTTGACAAACCGCCCGGCCATTGCCGATAGCTGGTACAATGATTACGCCCGTTTTGTCGGAACGGATGGCGGCTACTATTTTGTAAGCCAGGTGGATGTTTTCAAAAAGAATCCGCAAAAATACAAGCATGTTTTAACAAGGGATGAGTTTACTCGTGCTGTAAGCAAGAACAGGCTCGGCTGCATAGAGTTTATTTCTCTGCAAGACCTTAAGGGCGCAAAGGCTTTTGGTGGCGATTACGAGAAACTCCGTGAAGTTTCTGAACTTGATTGGGATGTGCTGATTCTTGACGAGGCGCACGAGGGCGTAGAAACCGACAAGACGGATGTTGCCCTGGAACGCATCAAACGCCGTTTTACGCTGAACCTTTCGGGCACCCCGTTCAAGATGCTTGCTTCCGACAAGTTCCCCGAAGAAGCGATATTCAACTGGACATACGCTGACGAACAGGAGCGTAAAAAGGAATTTGCCGAAAAGGGTGTAGAGAATCCTTACGAAGACTTGCCGAAGCTCAATCTGTTCACTTACCAGATGTCCGATATGATGGGAGCGAAGGCCGATGCCGGAACTCTCATTGATGACGAAGAAACGCAATATTACTTTGACTTGAACGAATTCTTCAAGACGAATGCTTCAGGATATTTTGAACATTTGGACGATGTGAAAAAGTTCTTGGACGCTCTCACGGAGCAGAAAAAGTATCCGTTCTCTACGGAAGAACTCAGGAATCAACTCAAGCATACGTTCTGGTTGTTGAATCGCGTAGATTCTGCCATTGCCTTGAAAAAGCTTTTGACACAGCACCCTGTATTCAAGGAATATACGGTTGTCCTTGCTGTAGGTAATGGCGACGAGGAACTGGAAAACCAGAAGGCGATTACCGCTGTCCGCGAAGCTATCAAGAACAATGAAAAAACTATTACCCTTTCGGTGGGGCAGCTTACGACGGGCGTCACCATTCCCGAATGGACTGCTGTTCTGATGCTTTGCTCCATGCGCTCTCCGGCGCTGTATATGCAGGCCGCATTCCGTGCTCAAAATCCGTGCCTTTTCTTGGATAAGGATGGCAAAACATATCGCAAAGATAATGCGTATGTGTTCGATTTTGATCCGGCACGCACGCTGACTATCGTGGAAACCATTGCCAACGACCAGTACAAGGATACTGCCGGTGGTGCAGGCGATAGCGAAAAGCGCAAGAAGCATGTTCTGGAACTCTTGAACTTCTTCCCTGTGGTAGGCGAAGACGACAATGGCGAAATGATAGAGCTGGATGCCGAAAAGGTGTTGTCCATCCCGAGGCATATCCACGCCAAGGAAGTCGTGAATCACGGATTCATGAGTAATTTCCTTTTCCAGAACATTAGCGGCATATTCGCAGCACCTTCGATTGTAAACGACATCCTCAAAAAGGTGAATCCTGTCACCAAGGCAGAAGCGGACAAGAATATTGTTACCCCGGAACAGGCGAATGAACTTCCTCTTGATGGGAATGGAAATGTCGATGTTCCCTCGGAACAGGTGGTCGGGACCGCCGCCGATAAGTTCGGTGACCCGGTATTCGCAAGACAATCGAATGATTTTGAAAAAGACGTGAATAGGCTATTGCGAGACCACAAGCCTTCGGAAATAGAAAATGTCATTAAGGAATTGATCGCTGTTTACGACGCCTCTGTAAAGGATGTGGCCGAAGAAGCCAAGGTCAAGTTTGGCCAAGACATGACAAAGTCCCAGTCCAAGGAATTTGAACGCAAACTGCAAAATTACGGACAAAAGAAAATCAGTTCTGCCGCCGCCGATTTCAAGATAGAAGCCGGTACAGCGGAACATAAGCGCGACGAAGCCTTGA
The sequence above is a segment of the Fibrobacter sp. UBA4297 genome. Coding sequences within it:
- a CDS encoding DEAD/DEAH box helicase translates to MSNVTQIKTMRPVNRAIYAYTTPNDRTHDGWIKIGDTEVNFGENLKDAVKERVHQQTHTSDTEAPIAWSGRAVFEDDLTPFRDYDFHKYLTNKVDIERKPKTEWFKTDAKTSKNHFNDFKENHGILTEMEGVEIYELRDEQEEAARKTADYFDNHKLVKILKKDKAPEFLWNAKPRFGKTLTAYDFCKRVGAKNVLILTNRPAIADSWYNDYARFVGTDGGYYFVSQVDVFKKNPQKYKHVLTRDEFTRAVSKNRLGCIEFISLQDLKGAKAFGGDYEKLREVSELDWDVLILDEAHEGVETDKTDVALERIKRRFTLNLSGTPFKMLASDKFPEEAIFNWTYADEQERKKEFAEKGVENPYEDLPKLNLFTYQMSDMMGAKADAGTLIDDEETQYYFDLNEFFKTNASGYFEHLDDVKKFLDALTEQKKYPFSTEELRNQLKHTFWLLNRVDSAIALKKLLTQHPVFKEYTVVLAVGNGDEELENQKAITAVREAIKNNEKTITLSVGQLTTGVTIPEWTAVLMLCSMRSPALYMQAAFRAQNPCLFLDKDGKTYRKDNAYVFDFDPARTLTIVETIANDQYKDTAGGAGDSEKRKKHVLELLNFFPVVGEDDNGEMIELDAEKVLSIPRHIHAKEVVNHGFMSNFLFQNISGIFAAPSIVNDILKKVNPVTKAEADKNIVTPEQANELPLDGNGNVDVPSEQVVGTAADKFGDPVFARQSNDFEKDVNRLLRDHKPSEIENVIKELIAVYDASVKDVAEEAKVKFGQDMTKSQSKEFERKLQNYGQKKISSAAADFKIEAGTAEHKRDEALKNCNSKAEEKQINSEFKKEMETAKKKFQETVSDTSDIWKKATEETVKAVEESKIEKKKNDIEEKVRDHLRGFARTIPSFLMAYGKYYGDDSKKNMTLETFERDIPGNVFLEVTSISIDEFKFLRDGGDYTDENDGKKKHYDGHLFDSVVFNDSVKEFMRKRSELADYFMEDVKGDIFDYIPPQKTNQIFTPKKVVKDMVDMLEKETPGCFDDPEHTFADLYMKSGLYITEIIKRLYRSKKMKKLFPDDAKRLEHIVKNQVCGAAPTEIIYMIAMHYILGFNNEIEGKTASQIQALYPNFKMKDTAELAKEGKLAEWVGKAYK